The nucleotide window gcccgagtttctgaattgttgtaataaatgtcctttaattatcattaaaaccgagcagagtcaagaataattaattgcGTGAAGTCATATAGTTTAGCGGCGACTTTACCGACGCCCGAGCCAGGGACGGGAAAAGGAGTACGCTCCACGAACATATTATTACATGCTTATCAGTCACACAAGGTGGGTTGaatatgaattcttgaaaatttatcaatatACTTTCCCTAATCAGCCCATATCTGATTGCTTTCTTTGGTGACTCAATGTTGGTAAAGCGTAAAAAATTGGCGGGGCAGACtactaacaaaatactttaattgagtTATCTGAGATGGTGACCTTCATAATCAACAAGTTTATAATCTGCACTAACGCATTCTGTAGTTCAATGAGCCCACTTAACCGAGTAGCATCAACCAAAAACAAGTTAGGTGAAGCGCAAGCGCACTCTTTGGTGCAATGAGTCAACTTGATGGAGcagtttaccatcaattttgtcTCGGTGAACAGATTTGTAATGGCTAGTAGCaactaattgaaaatgattgatttcccTAAAGACGTTGTGGACAATACAATGCCGTTGGTTATTCTGTCAATTGTTTCATGTATACGGCACCAACTTTTAATTAACAAAACCAAGATGGTTATCCGCGCacagtcatttttttctgtgatcgTGACTGACGACCTAAGCCTGGCGCATGTTTAACCAGCCGCTGATTGTGAtaactattttatttctttccaaTGTAggaaattttgacgagaaatatttaaagagaaaaaaatgccaCTTCTGATTGTGAACGAGTGGATGGATTTTACGACACGCTGGCGATTTGTTAGCAGGAGAAATAAATGTATTGAAATACGGTATAACTGTCTCCGTCTTACATTTCAGTGCCAATCAGTGTGTTATCAGTAAAAAATGGTGATAGAAGAATTATCAAGaatttttcgaaatattttttgtttcagtgggACATTATCATGCAGTTGACCTTCGGTGTTTTGGTGACTTCATTCCTCGTTACCCTATTACACCCTTCTTTAAGGTTTGCTAACAACTAtaatatatttgtttttttgtctctCGTAGAGAGCTAAGTCGTTAATGCgataaaattacaataaataGACTGAATTGTGATAATGAGAACTATACACGTTCTGGTTCGTACATGAAAGCACCTGTCTAAGTAGGGAAACTGATGACACGTGCGCGTTGTTTCTATAACGAGTTTGGGAagttagttaatttttactttgtGCGGTTTAGATATTTCAATGGATggtcgtccaaaaaaaaaaaaaaaaaaaaaaaaaaaaaaattctccgacGCAACTCTTTTTTAGCCAATTTTAGTCGTGCGCTGGTAGGGCGCTTAGGAGGTCTCTAAGCATGGAGTTTTTTTCTACATGATTATTGAATTGGACACATCATGAAGCATATTTAGAGCAAACTTgtccttaacttttctcaaggttcaaaaataagggacacCACAACGCTCGTCGACGCTCAACGGCGATAATTgagcaagggaaaggaagcgcgttgatgacggcgtagagatacaactattcgggcttaatggatgtccgtgttgtatctgcaaaattgaaggcgcgatggcgtgaggcgcaaactcgcaatgctctgctatatgttaccgatgaggtgtcgctcagattggagagataaattaaaaatgaaacccAAAATTTCTcgcctattttcggctgtgttgacattggatttttttcttttgacgtctgattttttttaggatgtatttgtagacccaTGTCTAAAGCTCGTATGTGCCGGTCCCGTGCAACCTACTGGGCtcgtgtttttagcaagctATAGGTCAATTTGAACTGACATGGGTATCTAAGGGTTGAGTAGtggttaaagtaaaaaaaaaaattaattccgaTTGCAACGATGCAAACTTCTGAACATGCAacatgttttaatttatttgaagaaagttaATTAACATTTCCGCTTGAAATTCACTGTGAATATCCCTAACttattaaaaaatacaaattacagAAAATTCATTAAGAGGGATTTCtcgagaatttttcttttatacaataaaatcaaacatttctaacatcgcaatggagaaaCGCATCTTTTACTTTAGCCAAAAATGACACGTCTAGTGAAGATTTAAAAGTTGTTGATCAAAAATCACCCTACTTTGAGTATAGCTTTGATATTTTGGAGACAAATAGATATTTCGAAATAAGATGGACATCCTTGACATACTCATGCTTAAAGAAACTatgtaaaattaataaaataaaaggaactGTACAGATGCAAGCTATATGCACAcagtttcctttgattttattgatttcaacatagttccttttagaataaatacgTGCAAATAATTTCTTGgcgaaagttttaaaagttgaatTATGTTGTCTGCTCTTCCGACGGGTTACAAACTTACAACCGCTCACTTTGACTTAGATGCTAATTTATGAACTTTcgcaaatttcctttgaatcgTTTCAGGACAGTGGTGGGAGGCTCTCTGAAACTGAAACTGTGTTTGCCGTGCATAGGAGAGGAGTGCAACCTGTTGCCTGAGGAGGAATGCCTTTACGGATTAGTCAAAAATCATTGCGGTTACTGGGAGTGTGGCAAGGTAAGGAATTACTCATTATAATCAAATCAAGCAAAAAGAGGCCTAATAGGAAGTAGGTAATTGAATTCTTTAACAAACAGGGTCGAGGGTGTACAGTACAAATTGTGATATACTGCGCGCACTGTAGTCAAATACCTCTGTGTCTACGGTTACTTAGGGTTATTGAAAGTTGTTGTTTTTCGGTCAGATCAATTAAAAGAACTTGGTAGATCGACCAAATTTTATGTTAAATCGACCGAAACTGAagttgaaaatattaattttcaaagaactgATTGAAAACGCCCGCTACTTTTCCTCGTAACGGGAGCTGTAAGGCGAGGAAACTGAGACACTGAATAAGCGTTTTCTTAGCAGAGCAATGTGAGCCTAAATTAATCCCTAAGAACCTGTTGCGCAAAAATAAGGTCATTCAGACGAAGAGGAAGTATTAAgcgtgcacggaaaaaaaaagaattgctgattcagcaattcaattgctaaaaacagtgagtgtaatgtttcaatgtagattttacaacacaaaaatgctactttaaccacattgtaaactaatttaaccacaaaaatgctactttaaccacattgtaaactaatttaaccacgagggtggttaaagtagcatttttgtgttgtaaaatctacattaaaacattgcactcactgcttttagcaattgaattgctgaatcagcaattctttttttcccgtgtgaTTTAGAATAATTCCTCACACTTGACATCGTTTAACTGCTCAGCGAGtagaaatcgccttcaatttttcatgatacCAAGTGATGACACGAGTGTTCATATATTTGTATCATCCTCCAGGCGACCTTAAAAGCATATGATAATGGAATCAACAACGCAGAGTAGGCTTTTAAAACGTTCAGGGGGGCCATTTTGCATGATTGAGggaacaacccccccccccctcctccccgcaACCCTGAGGAGGGCGAGGGATAAAATTGGACGCGTAATACAGCTTAATGTAATACGTAATACGTAATACGCTTAAGGCGTGttggaaaattttctaattttaaagggtgttagttttatcgattttctcctcttatttcatgttgattcatttttttttctttaaaaattataatatatCCCAGTGCAAAACCAGGATTGCCCTTGGGCTGGCTGCTTCGAGTTGTTTTCACTAAACTCTTAAATGCCTACAGAAGACTACACTGAACTTTGACCTGCATTTTATGGAAGACAACAACGCTTTATTCTGAAACTAATGCTCAATCGATTTTCAGGGCCCTGGACAAATCTGTGGCGGACCCTCAAAGATTTTCGGTGAATGCGGGGATGGAATGCACTGCAAATGTGACCGCTGCGTTGGATGTTCTTCGAAAACATTAGACTGTGACCTCAACACGTCGATCTGTTAACGCTGCTCAAAATTTGAACCTTATTTCCACCATGACCGACatgatttttttgccaaaatttcaacgGAACTACTCATTAAAATATCTCTCATTGGATCTAAAACAGTTAAAAATGCacattgaataaagaaaaaaaaacagttcttCTGACCCGCGGAAATCAAATGAATTCTGCGTTCGTGGAAACCGTGCCACAATACGGACGTATCCCTTCTTAAATACACAAATGCTATGTCATGTAGCGTCAGCAGGTGGGAAAATGCTAGTTTTACATCTGGAATATAATTGTTGTTAAGATTTGTTTTCCTACTGTTTCTCCTTCCTTGAACATATGTCATtatcctctctctctctccttctctctcaaagAACTGGATATTCCAGTACCCAGGACACACAAACTCTATTAAATCTTCAATCCCTGCTGATGATTCAAAAAGCTTTCTCGCTCAAATTTAGAAAAGCATTACAAAAATTGACATTTgacctcgttttttttttttttttttttttgtagaaagctgtattttttcaaaaactttctgTGACATTTACTCCGTTTATTTTGCAATGCCCTCCTATTATAAAACgctctttttatttgtttatagcTTATCTGGGCCATAACACAAAATTGCCCATTTTAGAATTAACATTCAGCGGGCATTAACGGTACTTTTAGTCCAGTGACCTTTTTAAGTATTTTCCGAGCACCTCAGTTCTAcaataaatggattacattttgcaataaagaaccactattttcggctcattttaaaaacaacacatatgccattggtttccctacgcagatatgtgcttttaaagGGGAGGCagatatagtggttccttattgcaaaatgtaatccaagcaCAGCATCGATACCGACACGAatatgccgcacagtggatcgagtcaatgggagaggtcaggcaaaatttggaaattttgaaagcttatattattggaaatatgaaacaaaaaagtttaagtagGGTTTCATTggctttttcgtaaaatttccttcggtaacactccttgaaattgaatGCTTGACggaatcaaaaaagaaaaaaaaaattgaaattttagtatgtccGATCGCTCagactgactcgatccactgtatgcCGGATCTCCTCAGAATACAATATTGCAGAGTTGAGATAACTAAATTATTACTGATGTCCTcccaaaaagaaatattttgccACGCTATTGTAAAAGTATCACACACTTGAGTAAATAATCCGCTTTTCATAATGCATCCATATTTGAAACACTTCTTTTTCGtgttaagaaaataaattagagCAGAAAAAAGATggaggaggaaaaatatgtaatgttTTAAGCAAAATTAGTTTTAgtttaggatttttcaaaatacactatttttaacAGATATAATAGTCAATGCGTTGTACTTTATACGTTGTgctgcaattttgaaacattaacgcaaacgagataagtgcatattacaaattttaacttactttacgaatacccctcgtatgtggcaacgtcgcgccgcgTTGGGAGGCTCTATATAGATAAACACATGTATATGATCACTTGTAATGTGGTCATAAcgtttgaaaattcaaggtttgctgaactttgctgaatgagctcggtgaggaacagcctccGAATACCTTGTGAAATAGAGgtactcggttttttgtgttttcaggcgataaaatatggcaacgttgacttttttgggaggctttgaatccaaaaacttttttagagGAAGGATTTGACCACCTACGTACATAGTTTGCCAAAAGAGTTCAattctggtgtaagatgagtcaccctttttaaaccattttaaataatgatgaaaaacaggaaaattaaaaaaaaaaaaaaaaaatttaaacaatgagcgcaaagtttaatatcaacgaaaattggccaaagtgatcCTCTTACACCTCCAATAAACATACTTGAAGGGATTTTTGCTCCTCTGATCGATGGGAGCATTGTGAAAGagcgcgtcaaatgccgcgaAATTTAAGTCGAGCGACGATCGAGTAGtggtttgactacaaaatgctaaaatcgctgatttttgcattttgagacTTGAAAACGAGGGATTTTTGAGCCTCGTGGGTGTTATTTTCTGTATCTGGGGTATATTTAAACTgttattttcctcttaaaatacagtatcagaagtctcattatccgAATTTGCGACTTTCTAGCTCGATTGCATTTACCGGAAAAAgaacaaacacagtatggaaatagagcaaagcaAATGGAGGCGCCTTGATGACgacgcagagatacaactattcgtacatgatggatgcccgcgttgcatctgcaaaattgaaggcgcgatggcgctaggcGTGAACTTGAATATACATAGGAGAGCCGTAATAATGGAGCCTCGTTTCGAAACTTTTCTCACGACACCTCATTAGCAACATGAAGCGGAGCTACGGAGCATCACGAATTCacagctcgcgccatcgcgccttcaattttgcagatgcaacacagacatccatcaagcacgaatagttgtatctctgcgccgtctttccatttgctctatttccatattgtgctAGTTTCGTTTTTTGTAGGTATTGGTGCTCCAAGGGCTCCGTGAGCAACATAGCCGAAGATAGGATGTCCCTAAATggattatcattttaaaaagagaaaaaattttagAGGTCTCTCAAGCGATCAAAAAGGCGCACAGTAATGCAGCAAGGCCAGCAGAAATAAAACCCATTCCCCATAGAGCCTAGGAACTGTTGCCTTGGACCTCAACAGATAATACAGCTAGAAGTCTTGAGTCGAGTCTTTTaagttattttgaaagaaagaagaCGCAACATATGTTTTGTTTCAGAGGAACCGGTACTTTATTTCGAAACAACTGCTCCTGtattattttcatcattttttaaaagaataacaaTTTTGTTTACACTTTCAATTAACTTATTACAAACAACGTAATAGCGAAGAAATTTTCTCCACACTGATTGTTCTCTTTGATCGTCATGATTGCAAACGTTGCTTTTCGCTACGGCAATCGATCCTGGTCCAAAAGTCGTAGAATGGTTTACGGTGTAGTTATCAGCAGCCTGCGGATATCATATCATGTCctgaaatcaaattttgcaggTCTATAATCACTCAGACTGTTTAAAATTGTGAATAGGGTAAGGTTAAACAATATTTTATCACATTAGGTCAGATCAAATCAAGGAGAAAATGAGCCACAATATAAATTGCGGGCTGAGCGGCACCCCCTGCGtttacgagtcgtctctgattggctgatccgcTTGATGCCTTTATGGAAATTACCAAGGAGCTCATTTTTCATTGAACatatctcgaaaacaaggaaaaatttataCATCGGAGATTTCGTAAgtcaattttccagatttttctgaagagattgatgGATAATATatgaaacttttttctcaaacataCCAAGCAGCTCcacctagaattttttttttctttctttctttcatgaCACCAAGCGCTAAAAAAAGTCAAAGCTTTAAActataagttttaaaaaaaaaatccaggtcGAGCTGCTTGGTGCGTCTGAGAAAAACGTGTCTAGTATTACTCATATTtgtctcttcagaaaaatctggagaattgatttctgaaatctccgacgcataattttttttttttttttagaaaaaaaagtgtcatgtaTTATTCAccaatctcttcagaaaaatctggaaaatggATTTCTGAAAACTCGGACGAAtagatttttccttgttttcgagatattttcgattaaaaatGAGCCCCGTGTTATTTCTCATAAGGGCTCCAGCAAGTAGGCACCAGGCGGATCAGCCAACAAGAGACGGCTCGTAAAAGTAGGGGGTACCACACGGCCCgcgattggactgcattttgcaatttggaactgtaaatcctagcccggtttaaaaacaacgtatgtgccattagtttccctatgcacataagcgtttttccggaagagccagaatttatagttccaaattgcaaaatgcagtccaattcatactgcggctcttgttttctcttagGGTCATATCAGGTTAGGCTATGTTCAACCGGGAGACAAAATTACGGTTCCACCATCATGATACAAAATAAGTATGACCATTCACAGTTAAAGAGACCGAAGTCAACAAAAAATATTCGTGTCTTATTGAAAAGAATTTTGGCGGCGTCTAGAGGCTCTTACGCCGTTCTTACTTAGCATGAAAGTATTGGACTCAATACTTAATCAAGGGATTCATGCAGACGGAATGGTCGAGGAAGCTGTGAGCACGAATTCCAATATCTAAAACGTCATTCTACATAATGGAACTCTACAACAACCCCATTTCTGAAAGCTTCCTTTGGCAAACGAAATGATCACGTAGCGATGCGGTTGCACTCGATGCCGAACCCTGTTGAGCTAAAAAAACACGCAGTATAAGcaatcgaatgttgccaaatttcctctcataaaatatttgttcaaggggaaagttggattgcattttgcaaaaaggaaccactagcattgcaatgatgctaagattatgcaacttcatcctttccaataaaattgcggaaattgtgaaaaactatgaaatttggatggtaatttttgtcttaaatttacagtttttagcgagtaaaatagaaactactaagggataatcgggtttttcctcctagacaaaagaagttgcacgatcttagcaacattgcaatgctagtggttcctttttgcaaaatgcaatgcagTTATGAATGCTtctccttgaaagtttcagacacTTTCGATTAAATGACGAcatgttgcatgcaagagatacagccgcgcgaaagACTATTTAgagttaaatgacacgaaaattacgatggtcacattaaaaagtctgaaatacactcctactGCGCAATTGCGTTGTCAGAACGCGTTTTCAATTCCCGCGTCTGAGGGCAGTTTCTAATCAccgaaacgagcaaacggcggctcgtgatttccggaagatgccgagtcgttgttgttgttgttatttttccttcagttgTTTACAaaccaacgtgatctcttatagtgtccatatacgctttatgcggtaaccaaatcgatcaacttttaaatatccaacgcaatccttctacatttcatttcacgatatcacgagctcgaTTTTAGGTTATGTGTCAGTTTAGTTGacgaaatagccgcgagttgccgttaattgtttccgttagaaaactgccccagACGCGGGAATTTGAAAAGCGCGTTCCTACAACGCAAAATGCGCAGtagagtgtatttcagactttttaatgtgaccatcgtaattttcgtgtcatttaactctgaaagtctattcgcacgctgtatctcttgcatgcaacggccattacgaacaaaattctctgaaaaataggaggaaaactattgaaaaattttcccggaaattcatgatttgtttatggaaatttgaaaacgtcTACAGGCTCATACCGCGTTCTTCCTTGATACGAGAGGACAGTCCTAGAGCACCCTATAGCGGAGTAGGCCATCGGCCagttttcattggtcgcgagaaaataggctgacacgatgttcttacggacATGACATGTTCTAGACAGTCCTAGTCTCACGTTGAGGGCAAACGGCGTGTgaacattccaacgttgccaaatttattatGATGAAGTAAGAATTTTCTTGAAGATTTCTGAATATCCATCTCCCAATTTATTCGagactagcaggaaacccgtgctacgcacaggagaacccccaccatcagcaatcactgtgattagtgatcagttactaattgtgtttctgaattattttttactatttcaaaattggcgagacgcactggtttgataaaaatgcagagattagtagtatgctgattaaagctgctattttggtctgttctgcaGTAAGCTCATATGGTCATTATAATAATCAAcaatacccaatcaaaagttggttatttttataaagatttgttacttttgtcagtccaatgtttaattgaagttatagctggtgagtttcagccgcgaaaattacgggatttaaccagaggtttcgtttaattctcagcaatggcgggtttgtcatcgacatcgcggagaaaacgtgatttttccagggattttgtaaCACAAATTAGAATTTACACGACAATCACCACgatatcacggcaaatacgtcgtgttcctagcgaatttcTAAGAGTATTATAATTGCGCGTTATTCAaatcaatatcgtggcatacacgcgaatttcttACTCAACTAAGActacgtaaatgtgcgcataaaactcataaacatctgttacttgggatgggcgaaaacgtatgattttctttcaattttttatgataccacatacccactccggagttcaaatagttgctcgcttcatttttgcttgttaaaagtgaagAATTGCAAGAATCCAATCTCGATTTTACGAGAACTATGGGATGTAACCATCGGTTTCCTTGTATAAGATTTAATGCTTTGaaattaaggggaaaaaaagggaaaaaaaacattagcgatgatccaaaattttgcaagtatgacTCATGTGTTTCGGTAAACTATGATTGAAACAGAAAGCAGGTGGAGAATGTCGAAACGATGTTCTAGTTTTGCTCTGCTGTCAGCACCGCGTCTGCAGGCGCTGTTTGACCGAGCCGTCATCACagtacaaaacgccttcaatatagcgagcggcaatgtggacatcccccgtggtgaaatagttgtatcaagagcgccttccacgatcggagtcaaatattgatgaaatgcgcgcaaaaaccccgcttctcctccgattgcaccgttgcacaccgtctttatgttccatttgggtttacttattttatttttgaatccaaacaacagcttctctcaaaatttttcgagaatttgccaaaatcatttcaaaacagaacCAATGcacagacagattttccagattttcacatccctgagagagtagcccggcaacggatgcacgagtcggagctcgcaaaaatcatggcgcggcgtttccaacagcgcgacgccgaactcgttccatcctcctcgcactcgttggacgccgaactccttccatcttcttcgcacccgttgcgcgtacccatagagtacatagagtcgtaatgtaaatgggagagctggcgccatgttctgctcgcagagttccgagcccggtgtgcgccgagttcgggtcactttttcgatacaagtTCGATCCAAGATGGCAGTGCGGAATACGTGGTGatccctatcttctttgtttacatcggatggccgagtacccgtgtatcgcaaa belongs to Bemisia tabaci chromosome 6, PGI_BMITA_v3 and includes:
- the LOC109041520 gene encoding neuroparsin-A; amino-acid sequence: MQLTFGVLVTSFLVTLLHPSLRTVVGGSLKLKLCLPCIGEECNLLPEEECLYGLVKNHCGYWECGKGPGQICGGPSKIFGECGDGMHCKCDRCVGCSSKTLDCDLNTSIC